One window from the genome of Nitrosospira multiformis encodes:
- a CDS encoding fumarate reductase/succinate dehydrogenase flavoprotein subunit: MQSQTHTVDVLIIGGGTAGPMAAVKAKEANPALHVLLLEKANVKRSGAISMGMDGLNNAVVPGHATPEQYVKEITIANDGIVNQKTVMAYAQNSFSMIEELDRWGVKFEKDETGDYAMRKVHHMGTYVLPMPEGHDIKRVLYRRLKRTRVGITNRLVATRLLMATDGRVAGAMAFDCRTGIFHIIRAKAVILCTGAAGRLGLPASGYLFGTYENPTNAGDGYSMAYHAGAELSGIECFQINPLIKDYNGPACAYVTGPMGGYTTNSKGERFIECDYWSGQMMMEFYRELEGGDGPVFLKLNHLADETISAIETILHTNERPSRGRFHEGRGTDYRKQMVEMHISEIGLCSGHSASGVWINEHGETTVPGLYAAGDLACVPHNYMLGAFVYGKIAGESAARYCASAPLADVDQTQMETEYARVQAPLLRSDGLPPSQVEYKLRRMVNDYLQPPKVTRKMEIGLARFEEIRGDLDMLWARDPHELMRALEVHAIRDCAEMAARASLYRTESRWGLYHNRIDYPDRDDHEWFVHVQLKKINDKMMCFKRPIEPYIIDLDEHEKAAYQGMRIQKNASTEKITEARTAAI; encoded by the coding sequence ATGCAATCTCAAACTCACACGGTAGACGTATTGATCATTGGAGGCGGCACCGCTGGTCCCATGGCAGCAGTCAAGGCCAAGGAGGCCAATCCGGCGTTGCATGTATTACTGCTGGAAAAAGCCAACGTGAAGCGTAGCGGCGCTATCTCTATGGGTATGGATGGCTTGAACAACGCGGTGGTCCCGGGCCACGCCACGCCGGAACAGTACGTGAAGGAAATCACGATCGCCAATGACGGGATCGTTAACCAGAAAACTGTAATGGCCTATGCGCAAAACAGCTTTTCCATGATTGAAGAACTGGATCGGTGGGGAGTGAAATTTGAAAAGGATGAGACGGGTGATTATGCAATGCGCAAAGTGCATCACATGGGAACGTATGTACTGCCCATGCCGGAAGGTCATGATATTAAAAGAGTGTTGTACAGACGGTTGAAGCGCACCCGCGTTGGTATTACCAATCGCCTGGTGGCCACGCGTTTGTTGATGGCAACCGACGGACGTGTTGCCGGCGCAATGGCATTCGATTGCCGCACCGGCATATTTCATATCATTCGCGCCAAGGCAGTAATTCTTTGCACCGGCGCGGCGGGGCGACTGGGTCTACCCGCATCAGGTTATCTGTTCGGCACTTATGAGAATCCGACCAATGCAGGGGATGGGTACAGCATGGCCTATCACGCCGGAGCAGAACTGAGTGGTATCGAATGCTTTCAGATAAACCCTTTGATCAAGGATTACAACGGCCCCGCTTGTGCTTATGTCACGGGTCCAATGGGCGGTTATACCACTAACAGCAAAGGTGAGCGCTTTATCGAATGCGATTACTGGAGCGGACAAATGATGATGGAGTTCTATCGTGAACTGGAAGGGGGCGATGGACCGGTATTCTTAAAGTTGAACCATCTCGCGGACGAAACCATTAGTGCCATCGAAACTATTCTGCATACCAATGAGCGGCCGAGCCGTGGCCGTTTTCATGAGGGGCGTGGAACCGATTACCGCAAACAAATGGTTGAAATGCATATTTCGGAAATCGGTCTATGCAGCGGCCATTCCGCATCAGGAGTCTGGATCAACGAACATGGAGAAACCACGGTTCCAGGATTATATGCCGCCGGCGATCTGGCATGCGTGCCGCATAATTACATGCTGGGAGCCTTTGTCTACGGAAAAATCGCAGGCGAAAGCGCGGCCCGCTATTGCGCCAGTGCGCCCCTTGCAGACGTCGACCAAACGCAAATGGAAACGGAATACGCAAGAGTGCAAGCTCCCTTGTTGCGTAGCGATGGGCTGCCGCCATCGCAGGTTGAATACAAATTGCGGCGCATGGTCAATGACTACCTGCAGCCTCCCAAAGTTACCCGCAAGATGGAAATTGGGCTGGCCCGATTCGAAGAAATTAGAGGCGATCTCGACATGTTGTGGGCGCGTGATCCCCATGAACTGATGCGTGCGCTAGAGGTGCATGCTATCCGCGACTGCGCTGAAATGGCGGCGCGCGCATCTCTGTATCGAACCGAGAGCCGATGGGGTCTTTATCACAACCGCATCGATTATCCCGATCGGGACGACCACGAGTGGTTTGTGCATGTTCAACTGAAAAAGATTAACGACAAGATGATGTGTTTTAAGCGCCCTATAGAGCCTTATATCATCGATCTGGATGAACATGAGAAAGCTGCGTATCAGGGGATGCGTATCCAAAAGAATGCTTCCACCGAGAAAATAACAGAAGCGCGCACCGCCGCGATTTAA